The sequence CCCGCGCGCTCGCCGCGACGTGTGGCCCGGTCCGCGTCTGGTCGGTCTACGTGCCGAACGGCCGGGAGGTCGACCACCCGCACTTCGCCTACAAGCTGCGCTGGTTCGAGGCGCTGACCGCCGCCGTCGCCGGGGACGCGGCGGGGCAGCGCCCCTTCGCCGTCCTCGGCGACTACAACGTGGCGCCGGCCGACGCCGACGTGTGGGACACCACCGCGTTCGAGGGCGCCACCCACGTCACGCCCGCCGAGCGCGCCGCGCTGGCCACCCTGCGCGGCACCGGCCTGAGCGACGTGGTGCCCCGCCCGCTGAAGTACGACCACCCGTACACGTACTGGGACTACCGCCAGCTCGCCTTCCCGAAGAACCGCGGCATGCGGATCGACCTCGTGTACGGCAACGAGCCGTTCGCGAAGGCGGTCTCCGACGCGTATGTGGACCGCGAGGAGCGCAAGGGCAAGGGTGCCTCCGACCACGCCCCGGTGGTGGTCGACCTGGAGGTGTGAGGGAGCCCCCGGTGTGGCGTGCGGCCGACCGGGGTCATCAGCGCGGGGGACCACCACGGGCGTGTCAGCGGCCGATCGGCCGGAAGGGCACCGCCGCGCGTGCATGATGGCGCCAGCGGACATCCCGGGACACGCCCTCACCGGTCCCTGACGCTCCCTCACACCACCTTCACCACCGGCTTGTACGGAGGCACGACGTGGACTCCCTTCAGCAACTGCCGAACATCGGAGCGGTGCTCGCAGATCGGCTGCGCCGCGCCGGAGTGGACGACGCGGGCGAACTGCGCCGCCTCGGCTCGGGCCGCGCCTTCGAGAAGATCCGCCCGGAGCTTCCGGAGGACGCCTGCACCCACACCCTCCTCGCGCTCGAGGGTGCGCTTCGCGGAATGCGCTGGACCGCGATCCCCCAGACCGAGCGCGACACCCTCGTCCACCGCGTACTGGGGTGCCCCTGACCCCGCGGTTGGTGTGTCCTGCCGGTTCAGGGTCCACCGGTCGGTGGTGGGCCCGGCGCGCCGGCAGGCGGCGGGGCGAAGGTGCATCCACTGCGGCGGGGCCGTTTACGTGCTAGGGGCCCGGGCAGCCGCACGGAAGGGGGACCGTCGCGAGAAGGGAAACCTGATGCCCCCGACCGTCACGCAGGATACCGTGCTCGGCCACGCGCAGATCGCCGAACTCGGGCAGCAGCTCAGAGTGGACGCGGTCCGGGCCGCGGATGCCGCCGGCTCCGGGCACCCCACCTCCTCGATGTCCGCCGCGGACATCTTCGCGGTGCTGCTCGCCCGGCACCTGCGCTACGACTTCGACCATCCGGAGCACCCCGGCAACGACCACCTGATCCTGTCCAAGGGCCACGCCTCCCCGCTGCTGTACGCCGCGTACAAGGCGGCCGGCGCCATCAGCGACGACGAGCTGCTCACCTTCCGCAAGCTCGGCAGCCGGCTGGAGGGCCACCCGACGCCGAAGATCCCGTGGGTCGACGTGGCCACCGGTTCGCTCGGCCAGGGCCTGCCGATCGGCGTGGGCGTGGCGCTGGCGGGCGCCCGGCTGGACCACCTGCCGTACCGCACCTGGGTGCTGTGCGGCGACAGCGAGATGGCCGAGGGATCGGTGTGGGAGGCGTTCGAGCAGGCCGGGATGGAAGGGCTCGACAATCTCACCCTGATCATCGACGTGAACCGGCTCGGCCAGCGAGGCCCCACCCGGCACGGCTGGGACTTGGAGGCGTACGCCCGGCGGATCAGGGCGTTCGGCTGGCACACCGTGGAGGTCGACGGCCATGACGTCGACGCCGTCGACCGGGCCATGGCGACCGCCCGCGGCAACCGCGGCGCCCCCACCGCGATCATCGCCCGCACCCGCAAGGGCCGGGGCGTGGCCGCCGTGGAGAACCAGGAGGGCAAGCACGGCAAGCCGCTGCCCGACGCCGAAGCCGCGATCCGCGAGCTCGGCGGCCGCCGTGACCTGCGGGTCCAGGTCGCCGGGCCCCCCGATGCCGTACGGCCGCCGCGCACGGCGCCCGACCCGGACGCCGCCCTGCCGCGGTACGACAAGGGCGGCAGCGTCGCCACCCGCACCGCGTTCGGCGAGACGCTCGCGGCCCTCGGGGACCGGCGCGGCGACATCGTCACCCTCGACGGCGAGGTCGGCGACTCCACCAAGGCGCAGCTGTTCGCCGCCGACCACGCCGACCGCTACATCGAGTGCTACATCGCCGAGCAGGAGCTGATCGGCGCGGCCGTCGGCGTCGGCGTGTGCGGCTGGACGCCGTACGCGTCCACGTTCGCGGCGTTCCTGACCCGCGCGCACGACTTCCTGCGGATGGCCGCGGTGTCCCGCTCCGACCTCAATGTGGTCGGCACCCACGCGGGCGTCGCCATCGGCGAGGACGGCCCGTCCCAGATGGGCCTGGAGGACATCGCGATGCTGCGCGCGATCCACGGCAGCACCGTGCTCTACCCGTGCGACGCGAACCAGACCGTGCAGCTCGTCACGGCCATGGCCGAGCGGCGCGGCGTCACCTACCTGCGGGCCAGCCGCGGCGACTTCCCGGTGATCTACGGGCCCGACGACGCCTTCCCGATCGGCGGCAGCAAGGTGCTGCGCGCGAGCGACGACGACCAGGTCACGCTCATCGGTGCCGGGGTGACCGTGCACGAGGCGCTCAGCGCCGCGGACAAGCTGGCGGCCGAAGGGATCAGCGCGCGCGTGATCGATCTCTACTCCGTCAAGCCGGTCGACGTGCAGACGCTGCGGGCTGCTGCGCAGGCGACCGGGCGGTTCGTCACCGTCGAGGACCACCACCCCGAGGGCGGGCTCGCCGACGCCGTCCTGGAGTCCTTCGGGAACGGGCATCCCATGCCGGTGCTCACCCGGCTCGCCGTTCACTCCATGCCGGGGTCGGCGACTCCCGATGAGCAACTCGACGCCGCAGGGGTGAGTGCCCCCGCGATCACCGCGGCCGCCCGCAAGCTCCTGGCCGACTGAACCCCCCCGGGTGCCCCGGCCCCGTCCTCGCGGGACCTTCCGCCCGGTGGGTGGCTTGTCGCGCCGTTCCTCCCCCAGAGCTTCGCCTGGGAGGTACCCCAGCGCCCCTCATCGGTGATGCTCCTTCCGCGGAAGGAGCATCACCGATCAGGAGCGCGGGGAACTGCGCGAGTCGCCACAGTGCCAGCGGCACTATGGCGACGGAGAGCAACCACCCCCAAGGGGCGCGAGGAACTGCGCGAGCAACCGCCCACCAACAGGCGGGCGAAGCAGGACCGCAAGGGGCACCCATGTCACCCACCCACCAACAGGCGGGCGAAGGCACGGCCGCAAGGGCCACGCACCTCACCCGCCCACCGGCAGGTGGTCCCGGGACGGGCGGGACGAGGGCACCCGGGCGGGTCCCGCCCGGGTACCCGCAGGGACTAATCCACGTTGTGGCCGCCGTGCCGCTGCGTGTGGGTACGGACGCGCCCACCGCGCACGCCGGAGGCGTGCACCTCGTGGGGGAGCCGCCGCCTCCCGTCATGCGGCATCTCGTCGGGCTCGATCCGCCGCTCGTCGTGGCTGCGGTGCCCGTCACCCTGGTGACCGGGCCCGTGATCCGGCGGCGCACCACTGTCGTGCTCCTGACGGGTCGCCCACGCGCCCGACCGGGGCCGCCTGCCCCGCGGCACCGCGGGTCCGCGGCCCACCC comes from Streptomyces sp. NBC_00448 and encodes:
- a CDS encoding exodeoxyribonuclease III, translating into MRIATWNVNSITARLPRLLAWLESSGTDVLCVQETKCTAEQFPHDELRAIGYEAAVEATGRWNGVAVISRVGLADVVHGLPDGPRYEDVAEPRALAATCGPVRVWSVYVPNGREVDHPHFAYKLRWFEALTAAVAGDAAGQRPFAVLGDYNVAPADADVWDTTAFEGATHVTPAERAALATLRGTGLSDVVPRPLKYDHPYTYWDYRQLAFPKNRGMRIDLVYGNEPFAKAVSDAYVDREERKGKGASDHAPVVVDLEV
- a CDS encoding TfoX/Sxy family DNA transformation protein, with the protein product MDSLQQLPNIGAVLADRLRRAGVDDAGELRRLGSGRAFEKIRPELPEDACTHTLLALEGALRGMRWTAIPQTERDTLVHRVLGCP
- a CDS encoding transketolase, whose translation is MPPTVTQDTVLGHAQIAELGQQLRVDAVRAADAAGSGHPTSSMSAADIFAVLLARHLRYDFDHPEHPGNDHLILSKGHASPLLYAAYKAAGAISDDELLTFRKLGSRLEGHPTPKIPWVDVATGSLGQGLPIGVGVALAGARLDHLPYRTWVLCGDSEMAEGSVWEAFEQAGMEGLDNLTLIIDVNRLGQRGPTRHGWDLEAYARRIRAFGWHTVEVDGHDVDAVDRAMATARGNRGAPTAIIARTRKGRGVAAVENQEGKHGKPLPDAEAAIRELGGRRDLRVQVAGPPDAVRPPRTAPDPDAALPRYDKGGSVATRTAFGETLAALGDRRGDIVTLDGEVGDSTKAQLFAADHADRYIECYIAEQELIGAAVGVGVCGWTPYASTFAAFLTRAHDFLRMAAVSRSDLNVVGTHAGVAIGEDGPSQMGLEDIAMLRAIHGSTVLYPCDANQTVQLVTAMAERRGVTYLRASRGDFPVIYGPDDAFPIGGSKVLRASDDDQVTLIGAGVTVHEALSAADKLAAEGISARVIDLYSVKPVDVQTLRAAAQATGRFVTVEDHHPEGGLADAVLESFGNGHPMPVLTRLAVHSMPGSATPDEQLDAAGVSAPAITAAARKLLAD
- a CDS encoding DUF6479 family protein, whose product is MSLSEQHMVQLALPAGSIGPLVIGICIVIVLIAAVVFGMRRVGRGPAVPRGRRPRSGAWATRQEHDSGAPPDHGPGHQGDGHRSHDERRIEPDEMPHDGRRRLPHEVHASGVRGGRVRTHTQRHGGHNVD